Within the Bacteroides sp. genome, the region GACCCATGAGGAACACGGCCAGGATACCCGGGCTCACCAGGCCGGTGTACTCCTGGATGTACTGGAACATCTGCGGCATGCTGCTCAGGGCAGGTGCCAGCACCACTGCAATCACTAAGGCCAGTATCACCGTGATCCGCCCAACGGTCACCAGGTTAGTCTTGCTCTCCTTTTTGGCAAAATAGGGCTTATAAATGTCCATTGTGAAAATAGTGGCTGTGGAGTTCAGCATCGAGGCCAGCGAAGAAACAATAGCCGCGCCCAGGGCCGCAACCACCAGGCCTTTCAACCCTACCGGGATGAAGGTACGGATCAGCCAGGGATAAGCCACGTCATAATTCACGCCACCATCGGGACGGGTGAAAACTGTTTTTACGCCATCAATGATCGTGGTGCCGGCAGGCTGGGTAAACATCACATAGGCAATGATGCCGGGAATGACTACAAACACCGGGATCAGCATCTTCAGGAAGGCGGCAAAGGCAAGCCCTTTCTGGGCTTCCTGCAAGGACTTGGCGGCAAGGGCACGCTGGATGATATACTGGTTAAAGCCCCAGTAATAAAGGTTGGCAACCCACATCCCCCCGATTAGCACCCCGATGCCCGGAAGGTTTATATATTCGGGGTCATTTTTCTTCAGAATCATATGGAACTTATCGCCCGCCACATTGTATACATGCGAGAGACCGTTGAAAATCCCACCATCGGGGGTCACGTTCTGCAAGGCAATGATGGTGGTGATCAACCCCCCGATGACCAGCAACACCACCTGGATCACATCCGTCCAGGCCACAGCCGAAAGTCCGCCCCAAATCGAGTAAGCCGCAGCAAAAAAGGCCAGGCCAATGATAAACCATATGATCATCGATCCGTCCCCGGTGCCCAGGATGGTGTCAAGCGCCTTGGCGCCAAGAAACAAAACAGAGGTAAGGTTAACGAAAATAAACAGCCCGATCCAGAACACCGCCAGGATGGTCTTAAGCTGGGTGTTGAAGCGCCGTTCTACAAATTCGGGGATGGTGTACAAGCCCTGTTTGATAAAAATGGGCAGGAAATACTTACCCACAATGATCAGCGTCAATGCGGCCATCCATTCGTAAGTGGCAATGGCCAGGCCTATGGCAAAACCTGAACCCGACATCCCGATGAACTGCTCGGCCGAGATGTTGGCGGCGATAAGTGAAGCCCCAATCGCCCACCAGGGCAGACTTTTTCCGGCAAGGAAATAATCCTCTGTCGTTTTTTTGTGCCCTTTCTTGGTCCGGGAAACCCATAAGCCTACCGAGAGGATCAAAATGCCGTATGCGGCAAACACAATATAATCAAGTGTATGAAAGGTGTTCATTGCCAATAGATTTTAGTGTAACAACAAATATGGGGAGCTGAAGTAAGCCCTGATCATTGCCAGCGGCTAATTTACAATATTAATTTCTTTACATTATTGTATTCCTTAAAAAATTAAAAAGCCCTGAAACTTTTTGTTGCTGATTGAAAAGATTTTTATACTTTTGCCAAACCTTTTGCCCAGGTGGTGAAACTGGTAGACACGCTACTTTGAGGGGGTAGTGACCGTAAGGTTGTGCAAGTTCGAGTCTTGTCCTGGGCACTAGTTTTTTACAAAAGGGAACGCTCTGTTTTTTATTGCCCAGATGGCGGAATTGGTAGACGCGCTAGTTTCAGGGACTAGTATTGGTAACAATGTGCAGGTTCGAGTCCTGTTCTGGGCACCATTATATTGTAAAGGGCTGTTTCAAATGAAAATGAAACAGCCTTTTTCTTTTTTAGCCCCAATTTATTTGCTCCAGGCCCTTTCCCAAACAATCCCCCCGCTTTCTGGTATTTGTCTCACCACTCTTTTTTTGGCACACGGAT harbors:
- a CDS encoding sodium/sugar symporter → MNTFHTLDYIVFAAYGILILSVGLWVSRTKKGHKKTTEDYFLAGKSLPWWAIGASLIAANISAEQFIGMSGSGFAIGLAIATYEWMAALTLIIVGKYFLPIFIKQGLYTIPEFVERRFNTQLKTILAVFWIGLFIFVNLTSVLFLGAKALDTILGTGDGSMIIWFIIGLAFFAAAYSIWGGLSAVAWTDVIQVVLLVIGGLITTIIALQNVTPDGGIFNGLSHVYNVAGDKFHMILKKNDPEYINLPGIGVLIGGMWVANLYYWGFNQYIIQRALAAKSLQEAQKGLAFAAFLKMLIPVFVVIPGIIAYVMFTQPAGTTIIDGVKTVFTRPDGGVNYDVAYPWLIRTFIPVGLKGLVVAALGAAIVSSLASMLNSTATIFTMDIYKPYFAKKESKTNLVTVGRITVILALVIAVVLAPALSSMPQMFQYIQEYTGLVSPGILAVFLMGLFWKKTSAKGAIVGVLASIPIAILLKVLPIEMPFLDQMFYTCVMTMAVILMVSLTTADGDDDPKGIPLQKASFKTPKSFNVSAYIIMLLLALIYTIFW